AACACAAAGATTTCCAAATGAATAACCGAAAGGAAGATATGGAGATTGCTTCCCACTACCGTCATCTGCTGCGTGAGCTCAACGAGCAGAGACAACATGGCATCCTCTGTGATGTTTGCATTATAGTGGAGGGGAAGATATTTAAGGCTCACAAAAACGTTCTGCTTGGGAGTAGTCGCTACTTCAAAACGCTGTACTGCCAGGTACAGAAAACCTCCGACCAGGCCACAGTCACCCATTTAGACATTGTAACTGCACAAGGCTTTAAAGCAATCATTGACTTCATGTATTCCGCACACCTAGCGCTGACCAGCAGAAACGTCATTGAGGTGATGTCAGCTGCTAGCTATCTGCAAATGACAGATATTGTACAAGCCTGTCACAATTTCATAAAAGCAGCTCTCGACATAAGCATAAAGTCTGATGCCTCGGATGACCTCGTCGATTATGAACTTGGAGCCCCTTCCAGCAGTAGTACGGATGCTTTGATTTCAGCAGTGGTGGCTGGCAGGAGTATATCTCCCTGGTTAGCTCGGCGAACAAGTCCAGCAAACTCGTCTGGAGATTCAGCTATTGCCAGCTGCCATGAAGGAGGGAGTAGTTATGGAAAAGAGGATCAAGAACCAAAAACGGACAGCCACGAAGACATTTCATCCCAGTCTCTCTGGTCTAGTGACATGGGCTATGGGTCTTTACGTATCAAAGAGGAACAGGTTTCACCGTCACATTATGGAGGGAGTGAACTACATTCTGCCAAGGATAGTGCAATACAGAATGCATTCTCAGAACAGGGAGTAGGGGATGGCTGGCAACCCACTGGGcgcaggaagaacagaaaaaataaagaaactgtGCGGCATATCACGCAGCAAGTGGAGGACGACAGCAGGGCAAGTTCTCCAATGCCATCTTTTTTACCTGCCTCAGGATGGCCGTACAGCAGTCGAGACCCAAGTAAGTCATTCTTCTGATTTCCgttgctgaaattaaaaatgttgagtTAATTAGATCTGTTCATGGTATGATCTTACCAGTGTCTGAAATATATTAGCTTGCCAGAAACTGCAAAATGTAGAAACCTGTGTTGCCAGCAGTTCAAAAGAACCAAGCACTGTACGGTTCAGTCAGGAACCTCAGTGTCACAGCATCACAGGCTGGTTCTCCTCTGAAAGAAGTCTGTAGTTTTGTTTTGGCCTTGGACATAGAACAGCCTAAATCACCCCCAAAACACCATCATAATTGTTGGAATTAATGAGAGAAAAGGTTGGAATTTATTTTAGCAGGTATGCAAACTGATGTTAAGGTTGAAGAATTTTCCTTGCGTAGTATATTGATGATGTAATTACACCACACACAGGTGTAATTTAGTCTTAACGTTACTGTCTTCAGTACTTCCTGATACTCAGGTGTCACTTTCTCATGTGCAAGAAAACCACCATAGCTTGTTGCTGGTAATGGCAAGGTAGGTGTTTGGTAACTCTTAAGAATAACGTGTTGTTTTGAGGTACTACTAAggcttaaaatgtattttgatatGTGACTACTTGTATTCTGAGATGAGTGGCTATACACTTTAAAAGCAGccagggagaaaaatgttttcttgactTCTTTTGAATCTTCAGTAGTTAATTTTCTGTCTCAAGATAACTGTCCTGTTTGATTCATTAATCACTGGCAATTAATAGATCCAGGAATCCTACTGATACAGGagtttgggtggttttttcctaAGGACTTTAAGGGAGTATGG
The genomic region above belongs to Gymnogyps californianus isolate 813 chromosome 17, ASM1813914v2, whole genome shotgun sequence and contains:
- the ZBTB46 gene encoding zinc finger and BTB domain-containing protein 46 isoform X2, whose amino-acid sequence is MSSAVVGETLDLEPSLLLDLWKRKHKDFQMNNRKEDMEIASHYRHLLRELNEQRQHGILCDVCIIVEGKIFKAHKNVLLGSSRYFKTLYCQVQKTSDQATVTHLDIVTAQGFKAIIDFMYSAHLALTSRNVIEVMSAASYLQMTDIVQACHNFIKAALDISIKSDASDDLVDYELGAPSSSSTDALISAVVAGRSISPWLARRTSPANSSGDSAIASCHEGGSSYGKEDQEPKTDSHEDISSQSLWSSDMGYGSLRIKEEQVSPSHYGGSELHSAKDSAIQNAFSEQGVGDGWQPTGRRKNRKNKETVRHITQQVEDDSRASSPMPSFLPASGWPYSSRDPSADVTVTEPSSSDSRVERSDPYANVDEALIGGEASYISQPLTPEKEDALQAATVANLRAALMSKNSLLSLKADMLGEDSSLLFEYLPKGTHSLSLNEFTVIRKKFKCPYCSFSAMHQCILKRHMRSHTGERPYPCEICGKKFTRREHMKRHTLVHSKDKKYVCKVCNRVFMSAASVGIKHGSRRHGVCADCSGRGIAGHLDHNGGEGSPDECYPGEGQYMEDPDDIKVEGDEEMGDDDDIKWKDDVGMSQDDVILDDDKDVDSPQEQDNSGENDKDFTWIS